From the genome of Streptomyces sp. NBC_01260, one region includes:
- a CDS encoding MFS transporter → MGGGKNTPDRVPLVAVLAANSISTAGTSLTLIGVPWFVLETTGSAGRAGVVAFCATLPIVVSALIGGPVIDRIGRRRVSVASDTVCGLAVAAVPLLHYADALAFWMLCVLMAVNGLFHTPGNTARYVLVPDLAEHAGTTLPRAASLFDAVSRGARMVGAALAGVLIALVGAETVLLLDAATFLTSAALIAAGVRGVRAAEPLKAAAPVSLPTYKRELREGYAYLLGNRLLLGVVVMVLFMNGTDQGWNAVLLPVHASAELGGARDLGLLTALFGAGGLTGALLYGAVGHRCSRRAVFSVCVILCGAPRFLVAALTGTTLPLAVTMVLSGIAGGVLNPILTTVIYGSVPDALRSRVSGAITAGCELAMPVGGLAAGLLVESAGASGALLAMGGVYLLATLSPLVFPAWRTMDSEPAEEPGEPADEPGAGPGSESGPGPGSESESDEGSDEGSGGATGRAGAPVSG, encoded by the coding sequence GTGGGCGGGGGGAAGAACACACCGGACCGAGTACCGCTCGTCGCCGTACTGGCGGCCAACTCCATATCCACAGCAGGTACTTCACTCACCCTGATCGGCGTTCCGTGGTTCGTCCTGGAGACCACCGGCAGCGCCGGCCGGGCCGGGGTCGTCGCCTTCTGCGCGACCCTTCCGATCGTCGTCTCCGCGCTGATCGGCGGACCCGTCATCGACCGGATCGGCCGGCGCCGGGTCTCCGTCGCCTCCGACACGGTGTGCGGACTGGCCGTCGCCGCGGTCCCGTTGCTCCACTACGCCGACGCACTCGCCTTCTGGATGCTCTGCGTCCTGATGGCCGTCAACGGGCTGTTCCACACGCCCGGCAACACCGCGCGCTACGTCCTGGTCCCCGACCTCGCCGAACACGCCGGCACCACACTCCCCCGCGCCGCCAGCCTCTTCGACGCGGTCTCGCGCGGGGCCAGGATGGTCGGGGCGGCGCTGGCCGGGGTACTGATCGCGCTGGTCGGCGCGGAGACCGTGCTGCTGCTGGACGCGGCGACCTTCCTCACCTCGGCGGCGCTCATCGCGGCAGGGGTACGGGGCGTGCGCGCCGCCGAGCCCCTCAAGGCCGCGGCACCCGTCTCCCTGCCCACCTACAAGCGTGAACTGCGCGAGGGATACGCCTACTTGCTCGGCAACCGGCTGCTGCTTGGCGTCGTCGTGATGGTCCTGTTCATGAACGGCACCGACCAGGGCTGGAACGCCGTGCTGCTGCCGGTGCACGCGTCGGCCGAGCTGGGCGGCGCGCGCGACCTCGGGCTGCTCACCGCGCTGTTCGGAGCGGGCGGCCTGACCGGGGCGCTGCTGTACGGGGCCGTGGGCCACCGCTGCTCGCGGCGGGCCGTGTTCAGCGTCTGCGTGATCCTGTGCGGGGCGCCGAGGTTCCTGGTCGCGGCGCTGACCGGCACGACGCTGCCGCTGGCCGTGACGATGGTGCTGAGCGGGATCGCGGGCGGCGTCCTGAACCCGATCCTGACGACGGTGATCTACGGGAGCGTGCCCGACGCACTGCGCAGCCGGGTCTCCGGAGCCATCACCGCCGGGTGCGAGCTGGCCATGCCGGTGGGCGGGCTGGCGGCCGGGCTGCTGGTGGAGAGCGCGGGCGCCTCGGGAGCGCTGCTGGCGATGGGCGGGGTGTACCTGCTCGCGACGCTGAGCCCGCTGGTCTTCCCGGCCTGGCGGACGATGGACAGCGAACCGGCCGAGGAGCCGGGTGAGCCCGCCGACGAGCCGGGTGCGGGGCCGGGGTCGGAGTCGGGACCGGGGCCGGGGTCGGAGTCGGAGTCGGACGAAGGGTCGGATGAGGGGTCCGGTGGGGCCACCGGCCGGGCGGGGGCGCCGGTCAGCGGCTAG
- a CDS encoding DEAD/DEAH box helicase: MTTTASHHLSPAFPGRAPWGTAGKLRAWQQGAMERYIQEQPRDFLAVATPGAGKTTFALTLASWLLHHHVVQQITVVAPTEHLKKQWAEAAARIGIKLDPEYSAGPVSKEYHGVAVTYAGVGVRPMLHRNRCEQRKTLVILDEIHHAGDSKSWGEACQEAFDPATRRLSLTGTPFRSDTNPIPFVVYEEGNDGIRRSSADYTYGYGNALADGVVRPVIFLSYSGNMRWRTKAGDEIAARLGEPMTKDAIGQAWRTALSPTGDWIPNVLSAADKRLTEVRKGIPDAGGLVIATDQESAREYAKILKKVTGEKATVVLSDEKAASKKIDQFTDDASRWMVAVRMVSEGVDVPRLAVGVYATTISTPLFFAQAVGRFVRSRRRGETASVFVPTIPMLLDFANEMEVERDHVLDKPKKGSDEENPFAEEDKLLADAEKLEDEETEEQLPFEALESDAVFDRVLYDGAEFGMQAHPGSEEEQDYLGIPGLLEPDQVQLLLQKRQTRQIAHSRQKPASEADLLEKPAGDRPVVTHKQLLGLRKQLNTMVSAYTHQSGKPHGVIHTELRRVCGGPPSAEATAGQIEQRIKKVQEWATRMT; this comes from the coding sequence GTGACTACTACCGCCTCCCACCACCTCTCACCCGCCTTTCCCGGCCGCGCCCCCTGGGGCACGGCCGGCAAGCTGCGAGCCTGGCAGCAGGGCGCCATGGAGAGGTACATCCAGGAGCAGCCGCGCGACTTCCTCGCGGTCGCGACCCCCGGCGCCGGCAAGACCACCTTCGCGCTGACCCTCGCGTCATGGCTGCTGCACCACCACGTCGTGCAGCAGATCACCGTCGTGGCGCCGACCGAGCACCTCAAGAAGCAGTGGGCGGAGGCCGCCGCCCGGATAGGGATCAAGCTCGACCCCGAGTACAGCGCCGGCCCCGTGAGCAAGGAGTACCACGGGGTCGCGGTCACGTACGCGGGTGTCGGGGTCCGCCCGATGCTGCACCGCAACCGGTGCGAGCAGCGCAAGACCCTGGTGATCCTCGACGAGATCCACCACGCCGGTGACTCGAAGTCCTGGGGCGAGGCGTGCCAGGAGGCGTTCGACCCGGCGACCCGCCGGCTCTCGCTCACCGGTACGCCGTTCCGCTCCGACACCAACCCGATCCCCTTCGTCGTGTACGAGGAGGGCAACGACGGCATCCGGCGGTCCTCGGCCGACTACACCTACGGCTACGGCAACGCGCTCGCCGACGGCGTCGTCCGCCCGGTGATCTTCCTCAGCTACAGCGGGAACATGCGCTGGCGCACCAAGGCCGGTGACGAGATCGCCGCCCGGCTCGGCGAGCCGATGACCAAGGACGCCATCGGGCAGGCCTGGCGCACCGCGCTGTCGCCCACCGGCGACTGGATCCCCAATGTGCTCAGCGCCGCCGACAAGCGGCTGACCGAGGTCCGCAAGGGCATTCCGGACGCGGGCGGTCTGGTCATCGCCACCGACCAGGAGTCCGCGCGCGAGTACGCCAAGATCCTCAAGAAGGTCACCGGCGAGAAGGCGACCGTCGTCCTCTCCGACGAGAAGGCCGCGTCGAAGAAGATCGATCAGTTCACCGACGACGCATCACGCTGGATGGTCGCCGTCCGCATGGTGTCGGAGGGTGTGGACGTGCCGCGCCTCGCGGTCGGTGTGTACGCCACCACCATCTCGACGCCGCTCTTCTTCGCCCAGGCCGTCGGCCGCTTCGTGCGCTCCCGCAGGCGCGGCGAGACCGCCTCGGTCTTCGTGCCGACGATCCCGATGCTCCTCGACTTCGCCAACGAGATGGAGGTCGAACGCGACCACGTCCTCGACAAGCCCAAGAAGGGCAGCGACGAGGAGAACCCGTTCGCCGAGGAGGACAAGCTCCTGGCCGACGCGGAGAAGCTGGAGGACGAGGAGACCGAGGAGCAACTGCCCTTCGAGGCCCTCGAATCCGACGCGGTCTTCGACCGGGTGCTGTACGACGGTGCCGAATTCGGCATGCAGGCGCACCCGGGCAGCGAGGAGGAGCAGGACTACCTCGGTATCCCGGGGCTGCTCGAACCCGACCAGGTGCAACTGCTGCTCCAGAAGCGGCAGACCCGGCAGATCGCGCACAGCCGCCAGAAGCCGGCCTCCGAGGCCGATCTGCTGGAGAAGCCGGCCGGCGACCGGCCGGTGGTCACGCACAAGCAGCTGCTGGGGCTGCGCAAGCAGCTGAACACCATGGTGTCGGCCTACACGCACCAGAGCGGCAAACCGCACGGGGTCATCCACACCGAGCTGCGGCGGGTGTGCGGCGGGCCGCCGAGCGCGGAGGCCACCGCCGGTCAGATCGAGCAGCGGATCAAGAAGGTCCAGGAGTGGGCCACCCGTATGACGTGA
- a CDS encoding IclR family transcriptional regulator, translated as MTAETSQTLDRGLRVLKLLADTDHGLTVTELSNKLGVNRTVVYRLLATLEQHTLIRRDLGGRARVGLGVLRLGRQVHPLVREAALPALRSLAEDIGATAHLTLVDGTDALAVAVVEPTWTDYHVAYRAGFRHPLDRGAAGRAILAARQKPVGETAFTLTHGELEAGASGAAAALMGVTGVEGSVGVVMLADAVPERVGPRVVDAAREVADALR; from the coding sequence GTGACCGCGGAGACCTCGCAGACGCTCGACCGAGGACTGCGTGTCCTCAAACTGCTTGCCGACACCGACCACGGACTGACGGTCACCGAGTTGTCCAACAAACTCGGCGTCAACCGCACAGTGGTCTACCGTCTGCTCGCAACCCTGGAGCAACACACCCTGATACGTCGTGACTTGGGCGGACGGGCCAGAGTCGGCCTGGGCGTGCTGCGCCTGGGCCGTCAGGTGCATCCGCTCGTGCGGGAGGCCGCGCTGCCCGCGCTGCGCTCCCTGGCCGAGGACATAGGGGCCACGGCCCACCTCACTCTGGTCGACGGCACGGACGCGCTGGCGGTGGCGGTCGTCGAACCGACCTGGACGGATTACCACGTGGCGTACCGGGCCGGGTTCCGCCACCCGCTCGACCGCGGTGCCGCGGGCCGGGCGATCCTCGCCGCGCGGCAGAAGCCGGTGGGGGAGACCGCGTTCACCCTCACCCACGGCGAGCTCGAAGCCGGGGCGAGCGGCGCGGCGGCCGCACTGATGGGGGTGACGGGGGTCGAGGGCAGCGTGGGCGTGGTGATGCTCGCGGACGCGGTCCCGGAGCGGGTCGGCCCCCGGGTCGTGGACGCGGCCCGCGAGGTCGCGGACGCGCTTCGCTAG
- a CDS encoding WxL domain-containing protein encodes MTGLLAACFVLSLGCVGAAAPLPPHLATSAAAGTVAPTVHCTLPAGQGEATGPQEMTVELSPAVVAPGGKVHAKVTLGASPATSAIALEDVPTIPSLDLAMSGGATGTVTVRGAEFTMDVPAGEPIEIPEYEGDFLVPVDASGEISLAPVRTLTQTKVLGSVFETPCDVVGDVGSVGTVTAEGSASEPATLTAPADPVRPNTAVKLRGSQWTPGASPVPSLCSVGGGGCDPLKFVSHTLRIDSYGTLTGTATLGEAGAVPDGRYEVKVNDGTKEATAPLTVKAVAAGNREISLSSDSGPVGSVVTVSGRNYNPDRWINVIGLDAAGTGLDDSAVYVKSGPDGTFAVEFTVISDAVVAVQADEGNDPATVRTAPFTVTTEGGGGGGESEQRLTTEVRAGTLSMTQAGDTVDFGTTVLGTDTGVQKARLNRVEVEDARGVNSGWSLTATLTGFRSADGHTIPADAVRWTPACTAQSGSVGAPVAGSPAALGSEAASLCRMNPDGSRPFTGGRFDADAGLSLTVPEFTRPGDYSATLTLTLL; translated from the coding sequence GTGACCGGTCTGCTCGCTGCCTGCTTCGTACTGTCGCTGGGCTGTGTCGGGGCCGCCGCGCCGCTTCCCCCGCACCTCGCCACGTCGGCCGCGGCCGGCACGGTCGCCCCGACCGTCCACTGCACCCTGCCCGCGGGGCAGGGTGAGGCGACCGGGCCGCAGGAGATGACCGTCGAGCTGTCGCCCGCGGTCGTCGCCCCGGGCGGCAAGGTGCATGCCAAGGTGACGCTCGGGGCGTCGCCCGCCACCAGTGCCATCGCGCTGGAGGACGTGCCGACCATCCCCAGCCTCGACCTCGCGATGTCCGGCGGGGCCACCGGCACCGTCACTGTGCGGGGCGCCGAGTTCACCATGGACGTCCCGGCCGGGGAGCCCATCGAGATCCCGGAGTACGAAGGCGACTTCCTGGTTCCGGTGGATGCCTCCGGTGAGATCTCGCTCGCTCCGGTCCGCACCCTGACCCAGACCAAGGTGCTCGGATCGGTCTTCGAGACACCGTGCGACGTCGTCGGCGACGTGGGCAGCGTCGGCACCGTCACGGCGGAGGGTTCCGCTTCCGAGCCCGCCACCCTGACCGCCCCCGCCGATCCGGTGCGTCCGAACACCGCGGTCAAGCTGCGCGGTTCGCAGTGGACGCCGGGCGCCTCCCCCGTACCGTCGCTCTGCTCGGTGGGCGGTGGCGGCTGCGATCCGCTGAAGTTCGTCTCGCACACCCTGAGGATCGATTCCTACGGCACGCTCACCGGCACCGCGACCCTCGGCGAGGCCGGGGCGGTGCCCGACGGCAGATACGAGGTGAAGGTCAACGACGGCACGAAGGAGGCCACCGCACCCCTCACCGTCAAGGCCGTCGCGGCCGGCAACCGGGAGATCTCGCTGTCCTCGGACAGCGGGCCGGTCGGCAGCGTGGTCACCGTCAGCGGCCGCAACTACAACCCGGACCGCTGGATCAACGTCATCGGCCTCGATGCGGCGGGCACCGGGCTCGACGACAGCGCGGTCTACGTCAAGAGCGGTCCGGACGGCACCTTCGCCGTCGAGTTCACCGTCATCTCGGATGCCGTCGTCGCCGTCCAGGCCGACGAGGGCAACGACCCGGCGACCGTCCGCACGGCGCCGTTCACCGTCACCACCGAGGGCGGCGGTGGCGGCGGTGAGAGCGAGCAGCGGCTGACCACCGAGGTCAGGGCCGGGACGCTGTCCATGACCCAGGCCGGTGACACCGTCGACTTCGGCACCACGGTCCTGGGTACGGACACCGGGGTGCAGAAGGCCCGGCTCAACCGGGTGGAGGTGGAGGACGCCCGCGGCGTCAACAGCGGATGGTCGCTGACCGCCACCCTCACCGGCTTCAGGAGCGCCGACGGGCACACCATCCCGGCCGACGCCGTGCGATGGACACCGGCCTGCACCGCGCAGTCCGGGAGTGTGGGGGCGCCGGTGGCCGGATCGCCCGCCGCGCTCGGGAGCGAGGCGGCGAGCCTCTGCCGGATGAATCCGGACGGATCACGTCCGTTCACCGGCGGCCGGTTCGACGCCGATGCCGGTCTCTCGCTCACCGTTCCCGAATTCACCCGGCCCGGAGATTACAGCGCCACCCTCACCCTGACCCTGCTGTAA
- a CDS encoding ABC transporter permease has translation MTPSSRSPSPSGPGPTGPVPASDRDRPPGEHDVKGHAFRDEEEEPPPPPARPARRITWRKLVLVPAALAVVLIVTYVWISNVELDAIAKNSLAGDTVQLRWWQHVRLTAISTFWVLIIAIPLGIALTRRGLRRAAPVVTAIANIGQATPAIGLLALLVIWLGIGPSTAITGMVIYAVLPVLSNTVAGLKAIEPTLVEASRGIGMSAMGTLTKVELPLAVPLILAGVRTALVLNVGTATLATFGGGGGLGDLITSGIQTQRMPVLVLGSVLTVVLALLVDWLASLVEVALTPRGLEVG, from the coding sequence ATGACTCCCAGCTCTCGTTCCCCCTCTCCGTCCGGCCCCGGCCCCACCGGTCCGGTCCCCGCGTCCGACCGGGACCGCCCGCCGGGCGAGCACGACGTCAAGGGCCATGCCTTCCGTGACGAGGAGGAGGAGCCGCCTCCTCCCCCGGCCCGGCCGGCCCGCCGGATCACCTGGCGCAAGCTGGTGCTGGTACCCGCGGCGCTCGCGGTGGTCCTGATCGTCACCTACGTATGGATCAGCAATGTCGAGCTCGACGCGATCGCGAAGAACTCGCTCGCGGGCGACACGGTTCAGCTGCGCTGGTGGCAGCACGTCAGGCTGACCGCCATCTCGACCTTCTGGGTGCTGATCATCGCCATTCCGCTGGGTATCGCGCTGACCCGGCGGGGGCTGCGCAGGGCTGCCCCGGTGGTCACGGCGATCGCCAACATCGGGCAGGCGACCCCGGCGATCGGTCTGCTGGCGCTGCTGGTGATCTGGCTGGGCATCGGCCCGTCGACCGCGATCACGGGCATGGTGATCTACGCCGTGCTGCCGGTGCTCTCCAACACGGTCGCCGGCCTGAAGGCGATCGAGCCGACCCTGGTGGAGGCCTCGCGCGGCATCGGGATGTCGGCGATGGGGACGCTCACCAAGGTCGAGCTGCCCCTCGCGGTGCCGCTGATCCTGGCCGGGGTACGGACCGCGCTGGTGCTCAACGTGGGCACGGCGACCCTGGCCACGTTCGGGGGCGGCGGCGGGCTCGGGGACCTGATCACCTCGGGCATCCAGACCCAGCGGATGCCGGTGCTGGTGCTCGGCTCCGTACTGACGGTGGTGCTGGCGCTGCTGGTGGACTGGCTGGCCTCGCTGGTCGAGGTCGCGCTGACGCCGCGTGGACTGGAGGTGGGGTGA
- a CDS encoding S16 family serine protease — MLTRLSRPRTLALCALPVLALFGVAAFAPLPFTLAQPGTTANVLGDDHGTPVISITGTPTRPTKGQLRMTTIVATGPAADVGIGDVIDSWFRTDRAVLPRESVYPTGGSEKEIEKHNLDDMVKSQDSAVDAALNYLGKKPGSVDVTLHLADVGGPSAGLFFALGVVDKLDGDGSGGDLTGGRTIAGTGTIQADGAVGAVGGVSLKTQAARRDGASVFLVPKAECKEAHAELPDGLRLIPVTTLKGAVSSLRALEHGGKVPSC; from the coding sequence GTGCTCACACGTCTCTCGCGCCCCCGCACCCTCGCCCTCTGCGCCCTCCCCGTGCTCGCCCTCTTCGGCGTGGCCGCCTTCGCGCCGCTGCCGTTCACGCTGGCGCAGCCCGGTACGACGGCGAACGTGCTCGGGGACGACCACGGCACCCCCGTGATCAGCATCACGGGCACCCCCACCCGGCCCACCAAGGGCCAGCTGCGGATGACGACGATCGTGGCGACCGGGCCCGCCGCCGATGTCGGGATCGGTGACGTGATCGACAGCTGGTTCCGTACGGACCGGGCGGTCCTGCCCCGTGAGTCCGTCTACCCGACCGGCGGCTCCGAGAAGGAGATCGAGAAGCACAACCTCGACGACATGGTGAAGTCGCAGGACTCGGCGGTGGACGCCGCCCTGAACTATCTCGGCAAGAAGCCCGGCTCGGTCGATGTCACCCTGCACCTCGCGGACGTGGGCGGCCCCAGCGCGGGTCTGTTCTTCGCGCTCGGCGTCGTCGACAAGCTCGACGGTGACGGCTCCGGGGGCGATCTCACCGGCGGCCGCACCATTGCCGGCACCGGCACCATCCAGGCGGACGGCGCGGTCGGCGCGGTCGGCGGTGTCTCACTGAAGACGCAGGCGGCCCGCCGGGACGGGGCGAGCGTCTTCCTCGTACCGAAGGCCGAGTGCAAGGAGGCGCACGCCGAGCTCCCCGACGGGCTCCGGCTGATCCCGGTCACGACCCTGAAGGGCGCGGTCTCCTCGCTGCGGGCGCTGGAGCACGGGGGCAAGGTCCCGAGCTGCTGA
- a CDS encoding betaine/proline/choline family ABC transporter ATP-binding protein (Members of the family are the ATP-binding subunit of ABC transporters for substrates such as betaine, L-proline or other amino acids, choline, carnitine, etc. The substrate specificity is best determined from the substrate-binding subunit, rather than this subunit, as it interacts with the permease subunit and not with substrate directly.), with product MSETAAEAEQEPAVNATSGATIQLENLSKLYPGNPSPAVDNVSMDIKAGETVILVGPSGCGKSTTLKMINRLIEPTSGRIRIGDEDVTDMDPVKLRRKIGYAIQSSGLFPHMTVAENIALVPKMIGWSKSKVKDRVEEMLDLVGLDPREFHGRYPRALSGGQQQRVGVARALAADPPVLLMDEPFGAVDPITRDHLQDELIRLQHELHKTIVFVTHDFDEAIKLGDRIAVLREHSHIAQFDTPEAILTNPTDDFVSGFVGAGAALKRLNLTRVRDVEIAEFPTVTVDDPLQEIFNKLRSGPHNELLMLDRRNRPYKWLRRGDLMRARGSLARAGQLVHDTVTRDATLHDALEAVLTDSGGRVAVTGRRGEFIGVVDMHTLMNSVHELLEADRLTAMEHQHELQELRTHQTVQEQEGGAGV from the coding sequence GTGTCTGAGACCGCGGCGGAAGCCGAGCAGGAGCCCGCCGTCAACGCCACCTCCGGTGCCACCATCCAGCTGGAGAACCTGTCCAAGCTCTACCCGGGCAACCCGAGCCCGGCCGTGGACAACGTCTCGATGGACATCAAGGCGGGCGAGACCGTGATCCTCGTCGGCCCGTCCGGCTGCGGGAAGTCGACCACCCTGAAGATGATCAACCGGCTGATCGAGCCGACCTCCGGCCGGATCAGGATCGGCGACGAGGACGTCACCGACATGGACCCGGTGAAGCTGCGCCGGAAGATCGGGTACGCGATCCAGTCGTCCGGGCTCTTCCCGCACATGACGGTCGCGGAGAACATCGCCCTGGTACCGAAGATGATCGGCTGGTCGAAGTCGAAGGTGAAGGACCGGGTCGAGGAGATGCTCGATCTGGTCGGGCTCGACCCGCGCGAGTTCCACGGCCGCTATCCGCGCGCCCTCTCCGGCGGTCAGCAGCAGCGGGTGGGCGTGGCGCGGGCGCTGGCCGCCGATCCGCCGGTGCTGCTGATGGACGAGCCGTTCGGCGCGGTCGACCCGATCACCCGTGACCACCTCCAGGACGAGCTGATCCGGCTCCAGCACGAACTGCACAAGACGATCGTCTTCGTCACCCATGACTTCGACGAGGCGATCAAGCTCGGCGACCGGATCGCCGTGCTGCGCGAGCACTCGCACATCGCGCAGTTCGACACCCCGGAGGCCATCCTCACCAATCCGACGGACGACTTCGTCTCGGGCTTCGTCGGGGCCGGTGCGGCGCTGAAGCGGCTCAACCTCACCCGGGTACGGGACGTGGAGATCGCCGAGTTCCCGACGGTGACGGTCGACGACCCGCTCCAGGAGATCTTCAACAAGCTGCGCAGCGGCCCGCACAACGAGCTGCTGATGCTGGACCGCAGGAACCGCCCCTACAAGTGGCTGCGGCGCGGCGACCTGATGCGGGCCCGCGGTTCGCTGGCGCGGGCCGGGCAGCTGGTGCACGACACGGTGACCAGGGACGCGACGCTGCACGACGCGCTGGAGGCGGTGCTGACCGACAGCGGCGGGCGGGTCGCGGTGACCGGGCGGCGCGGCGAGTTCATCGGGGTCGTCGACATGCACACCCTGATGAACTCCGTGCACGAGCTGCTGGAGGCCGACCGGCTCACCGCCATGGAGCACCAGCACGAGCTCCAGGAGCTGCGCACCCATCAGACCGTGCAGGAGCAGGAGGGCGGTGCGGGCGTATGA
- a CDS encoding winged helix-turn-helix domain-containing protein produces MAENEAGPDDTPAGTPNIHMVNARTLRGLAHPLRLRLLNTLREFGPATASSLADRLGESSGATSYHLRQLASYGFVVDDPERGKGRERWWKAVHMGTAFNSTADFLRDPDPEIRGAMGVVMHEIAGLHTQELNTWLGTLHDWPEAWLRSSDLSDFKVRLTPELSLEMAEKVHDLIESYRDRVPEGTEGSALVRTHLHVFPRPTD; encoded by the coding sequence ATGGCAGAGAACGAGGCCGGGCCGGACGACACCCCGGCAGGCACCCCGAACATCCACATGGTGAACGCCCGCACCCTGCGCGGGCTGGCCCACCCCCTGCGGCTGCGGCTGCTGAACACCCTCCGGGAGTTCGGTCCGGCCACCGCGTCGAGTCTCGCGGACCGGCTCGGCGAATCGAGCGGCGCCACCAGCTACCACCTGCGACAGCTCGCCTCGTACGGCTTCGTGGTGGACGACCCGGAGCGCGGCAAGGGCCGCGAGCGGTGGTGGAAGGCGGTCCACATGGGCACCGCCTTCAACAGCACCGCGGACTTCCTCCGCGACCCGGACCCGGAGATCCGCGGCGCCATGGGCGTCGTGATGCACGAGATCGCCGGCCTGCACACCCAGGAGCTGAACACCTGGCTCGGCACCCTTCACGACTGGCCCGAGGCGTGGCTGCGCTCCTCCGACCTCAGCGACTTCAAGGTGCGCCTCACGCCCGAACTCTCCCTGGAAATGGCGGAGAAGGTCCACGACCTCATCGAGAGCTACCGGGACCGGGTCCCGGAGGGCACCGAGGGCTCCGCCCTGGTCCGCACCCATCTGCACGTCTTCCCGCGCCCCACCGACTGA
- a CDS encoding glycine betaine ABC transporter substrate-binding protein, translating into MGPVGKGTRRGVRTGLVGAVALALALSGCGLKSGSPMVDDVKPGSVGKGEPLHGASLTVTSKNFSENIILGQMIGLIFKAAGAEVLDRTNLPGSISAREAIRQGNADAMYEYTGTAWITYLGHSKPIVNPLKQWEAVRDADRKNGVTWLPQSTLNNTYALAISKKNNAKYHLKTLSDVAALSKKNPSAVTICVENEFAARNDGLPGMEKAYGMSIPGANIKKMDAGIVYTQVSKSNSCLLGEVFTTDGRIKAMDLDVLEDNKHFFPNYNAAPVIHTPTFDKYPVIASLLDPLSARLTTEVAQTLNARVDVDGDDPHQVAKDWLVAEGFIKEG; encoded by the coding sequence ATGGGCCCGGTGGGCAAGGGTACGAGGCGCGGGGTGCGGACCGGGCTGGTGGGCGCGGTGGCGCTGGCCCTGGCGCTCTCCGGGTGCGGCCTGAAGAGCGGGTCGCCGATGGTCGACGACGTGAAGCCGGGGTCCGTGGGGAAGGGCGAGCCGCTGCACGGCGCCTCGCTGACCGTCACCTCGAAGAACTTCAGCGAGAACATCATCCTGGGCCAGATGATCGGCCTGATCTTCAAGGCCGCCGGGGCCGAGGTGCTCGACCGGACGAACCTGCCCGGGTCGATCAGTGCGCGCGAGGCGATCCGCCAGGGCAACGCCGATGCGATGTACGAGTACACGGGCACCGCCTGGATCACGTATCTGGGCCATTCGAAGCCGATCGTCAACCCGTTGAAGCAGTGGGAGGCGGTGCGCGACGCGGACCGGAAGAACGGGGTGACGTGGCTGCCGCAGTCCACCCTCAACAACACCTACGCGCTCGCCATCAGCAAGAAGAACAACGCGAAGTACCACCTGAAGACGCTCTCCGACGTCGCCGCGCTGTCGAAGAAGAACCCCTCGGCGGTGACGATCTGTGTGGAGAACGAGTTCGCCGCCCGCAACGACGGGCTGCCGGGCATGGAGAAGGCGTACGGGATGTCGATCCCTGGCGCCAACATCAAGAAGATGGACGCCGGGATCGTCTACACCCAGGTGTCGAAGTCCAACTCCTGCCTGTTGGGTGAGGTGTTCACCACCGACGGCCGGATCAAGGCGATGGACCTCGACGTACTGGAGGACAACAAGCACTTCTTCCCCAACTACAACGCGGCGCCCGTCATTCACACCCCGACGTTCGACAAGTACCCGGTGATCGCTTCACTGTTGGACCCGCTCAGCGCACGGCTGACCACGGAGGTCGCCCAGACGCTGAACGCCAGGGTGGATGTCGACGGGGACGACCCTCACCAGGTGGCGAAGGACTGGCTGGTCGCGGAGGGGTTCATCAAGGAGGGGTGA